GTAGAGGCTCTGCAAGTAGTAGCAGTAGAAGCCCTCGATATGCTTGAGGTCACTTGGAATACGCCTTTCAATGCCCTGACACCCCCTGCAAATGTACAGGTAACCTTGAATAATGGAGAGAAAATTATTCTGAATGTGGCCTGGCAGGCATCTAGCTATGAACCCCTGATTGCAGGAGTTTACAGTTTGGTAGGAACTATCACTCTGACGGATGAAATTACCAACCCGGATCAGGTTCAGGCCAGTTTGATGGTATTGATCAGTGAAAAGCCTCTGCCGCAGGATATTATTCTGAACATTACCAATAGGAACAGAAATCCAAACATTCCGATCGGTAACCTCGAAACAGTTGATCCGGCAGATGATGTCCATGTTTATGAGCTTACAGATGGCAGTCCTGACAACAGTTTCTTTATCCTCGAAGGTAATGTGCTTACCTGGGACAAAACCAAAAAGATAGCGGGAAGGAAGGATTTCACCATTGAGGTGAGCAGTACAGACCGTGCTGGAAATACGATAACCAAGTTGTTTACTTTGACCTTTGAGTCACGAAGGTTAACGGAGATTGAGGTACTGAACACTTTCACTCCAAACGGTGATGGGGCGAATGATACATGGGGAATACCTGACCTGTTTGGTTTTGATAACCTCACCATCAGTGTCCTGGATAGATCAGGAAGGGTAGTTTTCAAAACCAATGATCCGAGAGTAAGATGGGACGGAACTTTTGAAGGGGAAGTACTTCCGGTGGGCACTTACATTTATGTGCTCGAAGTGAAAGATCCCAACGAAGTGAGGTCTGGAGTGATTAATCTACTTATCAAATAAGACGGCCATGAAAAGGAAAATATTTATTATCAGTATGTTTCTGATCTGTACTATGGGAAGTCAGGTTATGGGTCAGAGCAGGAAATATGTCAGTCAATTCAACCATTTTCAGAGTTACTACAATCCGGGACTGACAGGCTATGAAGGAAGTGCCCTGAGAGGATTTGTAAGGAATCAATGGAGTGGGGTAGAAGGCGCGCCAAAGACCTTTTTCCTCAGTCTTGAGCTGGACTTTGGAGAATTGGGAGGACTGGAAGATCCCGCCCTCATGGGAAAAAATGCGATGAGCCTGAATATGCTTCACGATACCTATGGTGCATTCCGGGAAACCGAACTGATGGGATCCTATGCAAGCAGAATCAGGATAACAGACAGGCATAATCTTCGGCTAGGTGCAGGGTTCAACTATCTCTCCGTTAGGTTGGACGGCAATGCCCTGACCTCAGAACAGGCGCAGGACGCAACCATTGGTCAGTATCTTGGAAGTTTTGCCAGTATGCAGATCATTGATTTTAATCTGGGTCTTGCCCTTACCCACGAGAATTATTACCTATCCTATGGTATGCACAATGTCAATGGGGGCAGGTTGTCTTCAGGAGATGTTTTCATGGATGGTAAGCCTGTTTCCATGATGGTGCAGGCAGGATATAGACATCAGTTTGGTGAAAATATCACAGCAATTGGAAACTTCTTTTATAGAAGACAGTCAGGGTTTGCAGACAACACAGAATTCAACCTGAAGGCCTTAATGCTGGAGACTTTCTGGGTAGGTATTGGGCACAGATTCAACTATGCCAATTCACTCCATGTTGGGTACCTGAGAGGAAATATCCGTTTGGGATATGTCTATGAATTCCCGACTAACTCCAGCAGACAGTTTTTGGGTAATACCCATGAATTTATGGTGGTGCTGAAACTGGCAGGAGAAAAACAGTATAACAAAATATGGTAAGAAGGAGGAGAAGAAAGTAAGGCGATATGTAAAATAAATCTTTCTCATGTAAAAATTCCGATTTCAAAAAGAATAAAGACCTAGTAATTACTAACCCTTAATTATTTGAACTTAAGTAAAAATTGGCTGTGAATCCCGTGTGGAGGATCAGCCTTTTTTTTTGAATTTTTTCCAATCAAATAATTTAAAAAAAATGCTTTCAAAATTTTTATAGATTAGCCAATTATTATCCAATTTAAAAATTATGAATAAATTAAAAGTTTTCTCAGGTATCTTAATGCTTTTTGTTTTTTCCCTTGTCTCAGCACAAGAAACACCAAATTGGCTAAGGTATCCCTCCATCTCACCTGATGGCAGTAAAATCGTTTTCACTTACAAAGGAGATCTGTACTCAGTCCCTTCTTCGGGAGGCAAAGCCACGCAATTGACTTTTCATGAAGCCCATGATTTCAAACCTGTTTGGAGCAAGGATGGAAACAAAATTGCTTTTGCCTCTGACCGCTATGGGAATTTCGATGTCTATGTGATGTCCGCAGAGGGAGGGACGGCAACCCGGCTGACCTATCATTCCAATGATGAAATGCCTTATTCTTTTTCAGCA
This window of the Aquiflexum balticum DSM 16537 genome carries:
- a CDS encoding PorP/SprF family type IX secretion system membrane protein; the protein is MKRKIFIISMFLICTMGSQVMGQSRKYVSQFNHFQSYYNPGLTGYEGSALRGFVRNQWSGVEGAPKTFFLSLELDFGELGGLEDPALMGKNAMSLNMLHDTYGAFRETELMGSYASRIRITDRHNLRLGAGFNYLSVRLDGNALTSEQAQDATIGQYLGSFASMQIIDFNLGLALTHENYYLSYGMHNVNGGRLSSGDVFMDGKPVSMMVQAGYRHQFGENITAIGNFFYRRQSGFADNTEFNLKALMLETFWVGIGHRFNYANSLHVGYLRGNIRLGYVYEFPTNSSRQFLGNTHEFMVVLKLAGEKQYNKIW